AGGGCCACATCTGTTATGCTCTCCAGATGAAATCTAGCCTTTACATGAACCATCGCAATAAACCTCACTCTCTGCTTGTTACTAGACTGGGATCCTAGGGACAGGATGCTTAGGGCAGGAAGAAGTGCAGAGAGGACTGGGCCTGGTCAGGTAGGAAGAGGGGCTAGAGCCAGAAGGGCAGTGGCTAAGAGGGAGGCACGAGGGGAGGCTCCTAGATTAGAAAAAGCAGCTtttacaaaaaccaaaaatcaaaatcaaaatcctTAAAGATGCATAAAGTGACCCTTGCACTTCCGTTGTCTCTTCTTGCAAATAGAGGCGGTGCTGCTAGGGGACTGCTCCAGCACCGGTGTAGACTTGAGTAGTTGCATACAATGTGACTCCAGATCTGGGGGAGGAAGGGACACTGTGAGAGAGGGACACTCCACAGAccactggagaaacttctggacccccttcccccagcctgggAGACCTAAGTGGAGCCCTCCATTCTTCTCAGGGAGCAGCAGGCTCTCTGTCCATGGAAATTGTGTTGATCTGCTGAGGACAGTTTAGGGAGCTGGGGTCAGGGTCTCTACTTGGCTGCAATCAGAGCTGATAGCTGCTTTAGGCAAGACTTCAACCTCTAGTTAAAAGACATCTGAAGACCATAAAGAGCACAGAATTCAATAATAGAGGGCAAGAATTAAAGCCCCAGCTCAATTTTAATTGGCTGAGTGATTTTGAACTGTGTATTTATCTAAGAAATAGAGCTAAAGATCAGAGCTTCCATGAGGAGTATAGCAATTGTAAAGTGAGAACTAAACTGAAGGGGGGGACATTAAAGAACCTGGAGCAGGTAACAAGTGATGGCTGCTGCCTGCTTCTGTGACTCCTGTGCTCCAGACTCAAGCCAGGACTTTAGGGCAGCTCCTTAAgtgtcccctcccttctcccctatCCCCGGCCCTACTCACTTGGATGGGCTGCAGGCTTTACCAGTGCGGGGGCACATAGCTGTACGCAGGGGTTCCTTGGGCCCTGTACGTGGGCATGGAGACAGGGTGCGCCCCAATTGCAGTGTGCTGGGGTGTGGTCAGCAGGGTACCTGGGCatcaagagagaagaggaaatctGAGTAACCTTTAACCCATAGCCTGGGTAcaggatggagaggaggaaaaCAGTCTTTTACATGGCTCTTCTTCCTGTCCATGTCCCTGTCACCCCAGACTGCCTGGTGAGCACTGTCCTTTTTCCACCTTACCGGGCTTCCCTCCTTAGGGTGAGGGGTCTTTTGGGGTGCTAGAAGACAGAATCACTATTCTTAGGAAACCCCCCTTTTATTTGCATGCTTCTCTTATTGCACACATACTGAGTAGGAACTGTTATCTTTCCTGGTTCTATCTTCTACGTATACTCACCTAGGTACTTAAGGGCAAGGCTCTGTTCTGCCTTAAGGATCTTAACTTCCAGGACCTTAACAATAGGCTGGCACTGATCAAGTACCTAGTAGCTTGTATACTGAGCAACCATGCTACCCTCTTCCTTCAGATGGCAGCTTAGCTAGTTCTTTAAACTTGGGTTTCTGTAAGGTAGTCACAACCCTCTGGTCTTCATGCCCTACATGGGAGTGCCAATGTTTCTAAGGCTACACTTCCCACCTTTATCCCCCAGGTTCCTTAAGGGCAGGTCTTATACCAGGGACTCCTGTTTCTCTCAGCTCTTACAATGAATTTTGGGAATGGTCCTTATGCTCCTGCCTGCTAATTAACAGTGTGcctgtgtgctcttccctgggctcCCTGTTGCCACGGGAGGCCTACTGTTAACATCTCTCCCTAGTCTCTCCTGATCCAGATATAGCCACTTCAAACCCCACCCCACTTCTCCCCTATCGCAAGCTCTGGTAGCCCTGGTAGCTCCCTCACTCAAAAGCATTCAAGCTTTTCCACAATCGTGTCCTCACCAGTGGTGCCAGCCACCCTTCCACTCTCACCCCCCACTTCTTACATGCCTTACCCCCTTTCCATCCTGTGAATGGACCACACTGACCCTTCTGCTTGTACTTCCCTTCCCACTTTCACCTCTCTGCTTGGCCTCCATTCACCAATTACCCAAGGCCTCGCTCAATATGCCCGTCTCGGGTGCAGTCTTCCTTATCCCTTCAAATAATTTAGACTCCAAATGTCTAAAGTTTAGAGAGTCCCCTCCTTGGCTTCCCGGAAAGCCCCCTGCCCTGGCACATGATTTCTCATGCTGGGCTGCAGCCAGTTCCATGACTGTTCTCCAATGTGAGGAATTCCTGAAAGACAGCAAAGGAAGCTTAGGCCCTTACCTGCTGACATTGCCATGGTGGTACCGGCCACCATGCCCATGGCCACACCGTTGGTCCTGGGGGCAGCAACAGGAGCTGGGTAGATGGCAGAGGGGATGCTGTTGGGCTGGACAACTGTGGTGTGGTGGATGACATGAGGCTGGGCGGCATACACGGGCTGTGTGTAGTAGGCTCCCTGGGAAGAGAGGATAAGGTCGCATGGTTCTCGGAGAgcaggagggacaaggagaggagatggTGGGTGGGGAGCTGCTTTCCCCAGGCTTTAGGCAACCAGGTAAGAGAAGCTCTGGCCTAGGGACACAAGTCTAGGCTCTGCTTTGTCTCACTCTGTAACTGGGGTCAGTTCAGTGCTGACTTAACTCAGTCTGAAATATAAGGCCCTCCTCATTCCATCTTGCTGCCTGGAGCGGCCATGGAGAATAGTGAGTAAGAGCTTTTCTCTTGTAGCCTTggctttaacatttaaaattttttcaaaatttgATTCCAAGGCACTACCCTAGCTGCCCCTAATTTAACAGTAAGGAATACAGTCAGTTTTTTAGCATGGGGAACACCAAAACACCGCCACACAGGCTTATGAATGGCATTCACATATTGGTGTGAATGTTGTTGGTTTATGTCCATTCTGTCATTACTGGGTAACATTTCCCAAGGCATTCTGGAGACAGTGTTCTGAAATGATGTTCCCCTTCCCAGTTCATATGGTTCTTCCCAGGTGCTACATTTCATgggcctcctgagccctgggagcAGACAGAAGCATCTGAGATTAATTCAGAAATTCTCTGGTTTTAATAGTAAGTAACAAAAGCTTCACTGTAATCTTAAGAGGTTAGAAAGCATAGGCTAAGATACTATGCCATACTTGAAAAAATTGATCCAAGTCTCCCGTTTTCTctctttacttacttattttccaggcagactagccttgaactcactatgtagctgaggatgactttgaacttcttcccaataatgagattaaaggcacatatTGTCATGCCCCAGTTTTGTAGTATACTCTGCATCATAGCTGgtttagaaaaatgttttctattagttgtttaaatgagtgtgtgtgtgtgtgtgtgtgtgtgtgtgtgtgtttttcttgcatgtatgtctgtgtaccacttgcatggatgccagaagagggcattgtatctcttgaaactagagttatagatgtttgtgagttgccatgtgggtgcctggaatcaaacccaggtcctctgcaagaacggcaagtgctcttaaccaccaaaccacctctccagcaccaacaGAGCTAGTTTTAGGCTTTGTTttgtctccccccctccccccagagacagggtttctctatgtagtcctaactgtgctggaactagctctgtagcccaggctggcctccaactcagagactggcctggctctgcctctggagtgctgggattaaaggcgtgcaccgccactgcTCAGCAACAAAGCTGGTTTTTAAACCCCAAAGTACTTTCCTTCCCACTTACACCTCATGTAGAACTGCCTCTTCAGAAGACTGTGCCACGGCCATGCTGGAGTGTCAAGCAgctctcccctcctgcctcctgttaGTTACATACATTCTCCAGCAGAAGAATCCAAATGGGGCCATAAGCACACTAAAGAACCGCTCTCCTCAGGTCACAGAGGGCACTGGTAGCAGAcactgtatatttttttttctttcttacgtGGCTCATAGATTTTATCAAGGAAAGGGAGGGGCGAGATTAAGAGGGGAGATCAAAACAAGTGAGAGCACAGCCTGGCCCAGGCAACAACTCACTGGGTGACCTTAGACCTTTCTCTGTGCAGCAGCCTCAGCTTCTCCACTTGTTCAACAAAGGAGTTGAGCTAGATGATTTCTAATGGTCCTCCGACGTTTGGGGCTCTGCTAACCTAAATGACGACGTCACGCTCCACCCTTTGAGAGTGAGGCAGAGCAAGCAGTCTTGCAGGAATACTGTGACACTTTAGCGACACTACAGTGGAGGTAGCCGGCCAGACCCATgagctctcttttctcttcctcatcccatgccccccccccatccttgcTGGAGGCTCCTGCAGAAGAGGTCCTCCATGTGTACCTACCTGGGCATACAGATTCTGCTGGGGGTAGGCACTTCTGATTGGATACATGGCCGTCTGATAGGGATTGGGTGATGGGGAGTAGGGGGGTGGAGCAGTATTACTCTGGGTCGGTGGGACCTTGTATGGTGTCCCTGCAGTATATCCTGTACCAAGGCAATAAAAGAGACCTCTAGTTAGTTGGCAGAACAGCATTGCTTGAAGGCAGCAGGTCCCCAGTAACAATTCCTCAAACAAGAATGGGTTGAATCCAGCTGGAAACACAGATGAGGACAGACAAGAGAACAGGGCTCCACCCGCAGAGCTGTGGCCCCAGGCAGCTCCCTCAGTCCTGGTGAACAGAGCTGCAAGCATGATTTGGGCATCTTTTATTTCTCTGGCTTTCAGGGCTCTCATCCAAAACAGAAGCTAGAACCAAACAATCTCTATGGGGCCCTTTCAGCTGAGAGACAAGCTGGGGTTCAGAGCTGCCTGTGTGGAAAGGCAGGTATACACTGACAGACGCCCCTCAACTCACTCACTTCCTTTTGCTATTTTCTCATTCTGGTTCCTCACTTAGCACCTCAGGATACCTTCTGTTGTTGAGTCTATCTTTCTCTGTTTGCTTCCCCCATTCTCTCCTAACTCCTTTGTTTTTCAGTTGGGGTCTCAtgaagcccaagctggtctcGCATGTGTATCCTGGgtgcttcattctttttttcttctcttatctcCCATTAATGGCCTTCATCAGTCACAATCCCTTCCTCTTCACAGGTTTGAAGGTAAAAACGCCATTAAaaaagagttcgaggccagcctggtctccaaagcgagttccaggaaaggcgcaaagctacacagagaaaccctgtctcgaaaaaccaaaataaataaataaataaataaataaataaataaataacaaaacaaacaaacaaaacaccactttGCTCTGTAAAGCtggccttttccttctttcctgtggTTGGAGAAGGGTCGCCTCTGCCTCAAACACCTGAAGTTGGCAGTCAGGAAGACATACACTGACCTAAAACCCAGCCATGTCTGTATCTCAGAAGGATGGACAGAAGCAGAGCTcacaagtcagggcaggagccccTCACAGCTGTATTACactgctgcctttgagtcatcttGAAAAGTAAGCTCTTAGGTTCAGAGAATAACTCGACACAGATGTCAGCAAGACTGTGTTCCTAAGACTCACCACATGGAATTACCCTGTGGAACCTGACGAACACAGGGGCCACATCCCTTCAGGAACTCCCAAAGCCTCCACCCTCTTCTGTGTGGACCTTAGTGTTGGAGCCCTAGTTGGGGAGATGTTGCATTTACCCCTTGGTTCTATTCTAGTTGCCCTGGCTGTCATTGCTGGACTTTTCTGGGCTTTCGTTCTGACCCATAAGACACTTACCAAGGACCCTGTTAGCTCCACAGAGcttttttctacacacacacacacacacacacacacacacacacacaaaaaaaaaaaaaaaaaaaaaaaaaaaaaaaaaagacaggaatggGGATGATGCAGGGTGGAGCAGGCTTTTGTTGAAAGAAAAGAGATGTGGGCTTAGGTCTGGCTTTCCGCCAAACTTGGGTAAATAATGCCAAATCTCTAGACCTTAGTTTTAGGAGGGGAAAGGATAAGTCTTTTATAACAGTGTAAATGGTGAATTTCTAAGATAGGATATGTACAAgatttttcaaatttgttttactacagaacatgtgtgtgtgtgtgcctagggTTTCCCACATACTAGACATGTATTTGaccactgaactatgtccccAGACCTCTTTTTAAgcttattttgagataggacctTATTAGATTGCttaggctggcttgaactcactttgtgacTCAGTCTTGCCTCACACTTTCAATCTTCTTACTCCAACCTCCCCAGTAGCTAGGATCATAGGCTTGCACCAACCACAAGGCTGGACAACTTGTTCCTGCCACAGTGGTAGTTACAGAGACCATATGATCCTTAAACCTAAAATATCTATTATTTGGTTCTTCATAGGAAATTTTACTGACCCTTAATCTAAAGGTGAAAAACAAGAtgtgagggtgctggggatgtagcttcaGTGGCAGAACCTTGGCAAACTATGTGTTTGATCTCCAGTAcagcaaatacaaaacaaaaagacaccgaaagacaaaagaaagatgtGGAGCGTCCTGCTGGAATTTAGTATGTTTTCTATGTAGGACACTATGAGTCAGAAGCCACCTGTCTCCAAACGCACCACCTACAGAGCAGTGGTTACAAGCAGCATGGGAACTGAATGGCTGACTGGGCCCATATGAACTGCTATTACTTTCTCTCTCGCTACACAGAAGACAGTAGTAAGCTTCCTCTCCTTGGGCATACGAGCACTTAAAAACCACAAAAGCAAGAGCTAGACTGTGACTATGGTCTGTTCCAAATTGGAACACAAACTCCAGGGCTTCAAGattctaaaattttataattctttaacAAGCCAGCAATACAGGCAGCTTTTGTTTATATGCCTGGAGAACATGCTCTGGAATTTCTAGT
The sequence above is drawn from the Peromyscus leucopus breed LL Stock chromosome 1, UCI_PerLeu_2.1, whole genome shotgun sequence genome and encodes:
- the Fam168a gene encoding protein FAM168A isoform X3, whose amino-acid sequence is MNPVYSPVQPGAPYGNPKNMAYTGYPTAYPAAAPAYNPSLYPTNSPSYAPGYTAGTPYKVPPTQSNTAPPPYSPSPNPYQTAMYPIRSAYPQQNLYAQGAYYTQPVYAAQPHVIHHTTVVQPNSIPSAIYPAPVAAPRTNGVAMGMVAGTTMAMSAGTLLTTPQHTAIGAHPVSMPTYRAQGTPAYSYVPPHW
- the Fam168a gene encoding protein FAM168A isoform X2, with translation MNPVYSPVQPGAPYGNPKNMAYTGYPTAYPAAAPAYNPSLYPTNSPSYAPATLLMKQAWPQNSSSCGTEGTFHLPVDTGTENRTYQASSAAFRYTAGTPYKVPPTQSNTAPPPYSPSPNPYQTAMYPIRSAYPQQNLYAQGAYYTQPVYAAQPHVIHHTTVVQPNSIPSAIYPAPVAAPRTNGVAMGMVAGTTMAMSAGTLLTTPQHTAIGAHPVSMPTYRAQGTPAYSYVPPHW
- the Fam168a gene encoding protein FAM168A isoform X1, coding for MNPVYSPVQPGAPYGNPKNMAYTGYPTAYPAAAPAYNPSLYPTNSPSYAPEFQFLHSAYATLLMKQAWPQNSSSCGTEGTFHLPVDTGTENRTYQASSAAFRYTAGTPYKVPPTQSNTAPPPYSPSPNPYQTAMYPIRSAYPQQNLYAQGAYYTQPVYAAQPHVIHHTTVVQPNSIPSAIYPAPVAAPRTNGVAMGMVAGTTMAMSAGTLLTTPQHTAIGAHPVSMPTYRAQGTPAYSYVPPHW